In Aedes albopictus strain Foshan chromosome 3, AalbF5, whole genome shotgun sequence, the following are encoded in one genomic region:
- the LOC109427990 gene encoding galectin-12, which yields MNDRPFQAQIPRKPAVGDEVIVKGMLKPDARVFSVNLILPQPPPIQKSLSAPSESPVKSSSKCCASFQTSHSWPYIAYHFKVVFNDDGSSIVVQNWKNVVWQNEKRTLSHNFEDRTKPFTLIFRFHHDTIRVFVDHTHHTPDYEFEYQLPLERIRTVEVWDDVLYVEEVTFRFKNAADRSQDGASM from the exons ATGAACGATCGACCGTTCCAGGCGCAAATTCCTCGTAAACCGGCCGTCGGTGATGAAGTGATCGTCAAAGGTATGCTTAAGCCGGATGCCAGAGT GTTCTCGGTCAATCTTATATTACCACAACCACCTCCTATACAGAAATCTCTTTCGGCTCCTTCAGAAAGTCCCGTGAAAAGCTCTTCAAAATGCTGCGCGTCGTTTCAAACGAGTCACAGTTGGCCCTACATTGCCTATCACTTCAAGGTGGTTTTTaatgacgatggatcgagtatcGTGGTACAAAACTGGAAAAATGTCGTTTGGCAAAATGAAAAACGCACTCTTAGTCACAATTTCGAGGACCGGACAAAGCCATTTACTCTCATCTTCCGGTTTCACCACGATACGATACGAGTGTTTGTAGACCACACTCACCACACTCCAGATTATGAATTCGAATACCAGCTACCACTCGAACGTATTCGAACCGTCGAGGTCTGGGATGACGTACTTTACGTGGAAGAGGTAacatttcgattcaaaaatgcagCTGATCGATCTCAAGACGGTGCTTCTATGTAA